The following are encoded together in the Panthera leo isolate Ple1 chromosome B4, P.leo_Ple1_pat1.1, whole genome shotgun sequence genome:
- the ATXN7L3B gene encoding ataxin-7-like protein 3B, translating to MEEISLANLDTNKLEAIAQEIYVDLIEDSCLGFCFEVHRAVKCGYFYLEFAETGSVKDFGIQPVEDKGACRLPLCSLPGESGNGPDQQLQRSPPEFQ from the coding sequence ATGGAGGAAATTTCGTTGGCTAACCTGGATACTAACAAGCTAGAGGCCATCGCTCAGGAGATATACGTAGACCTAATAGAGGATTCTTGTTTGGGCTTCTGCTTTGAGGTGCATCGGGCAGTCAAGTGTGGCTACTTCTACCTGGAGTTCGCAGAAACTGGTAGCGTGAAGGATTTTGGCATTCAGCCTGTGGAAGATAAAGGAGCGTGCCGCCTTCCGCTTTGCTCCCTTCCCGGAGAATCTGGGAATGGGCCTGATCAGCAGCTGCAACGCTCACCCCCAGAATTCCAGTAG